A single region of the Devosia sp. FJ2-5-3 genome encodes:
- a CDS encoding acyl-CoA thioesterase codes for MIVESAEPDGALTIRTIAMPADTNPAGDIFGGWVMSQMDLAGAIAAVERVRGRVVTVAVEAMTFIAPVKVGDILCVYTKVDRVGTTSITIALEAWVRRNRLDDRQKVTEARFVYVSLDENGQKRAIPKD; via the coding sequence ATGATCGTCGAATCCGCCGAACCCGATGGTGCCCTCACCATCCGCACCATCGCCATGCCGGCCGATACCAATCCCGCCGGGGATATTTTCGGTGGCTGGGTGATGAGCCAGATGGATCTGGCCGGCGCCATCGCCGCCGTCGAGCGCGTCAGGGGTCGCGTCGTGACCGTCGCGGTGGAAGCCATGACCTTCATCGCGCCGGTCAAGGTTGGCGATATTCTGTGCGTCTATACCAAGGTCGATCGCGTCGGCACCACCTCCATCACCATCGCCCTCGAAGCCTGGGTGCGCCGCAACCGGCTCGATGACCGACAGAAGGTCACCGAGGCGCGCTTTGTCTACGTGTCCCTTGATGAAAACGGCCAGAAGCGAGCCATACCCAAAGACTAA
- a CDS encoding DMT family transporter yields the protein MSRPVATALLLICTMFWGFAFIAQKSAMDSMGPLTFAGVRYLLGGLLVLPLALHERRRRPIALTRTHWLFILAMSTVFFLGSWLQQAGLATTTATNGGFLTGLYVFFVPLLGYVLFRTRPHPIIFAGVPLALIGIYFLNGGGLDSFNSGDWLIVGSAVFWAMHVILLGHVARMTGLPIFVSCVSFLVAGIAASAIALGTEAPTIAAISSGWMEIAYAAVLSTAVGFTLQAVGQEHVPPANAAIILSAESLFAALGGALILGERLPLVGYAGATLIFAAILLVEALPPLWARRRSHIPRTTN from the coding sequence ATGTCCCGCCCCGTCGCCACCGCCCTGCTTCTTATTTGCACCATGTTCTGGGGCTTTGCCTTCATCGCGCAGAAATCTGCCATGGACAGCATGGGCCCGCTGACCTTTGCCGGTGTGCGCTATCTGCTCGGGGGCCTGCTCGTGCTGCCGCTCGCCCTTCATGAACGCCGCCGCCGGCCCATCGCGCTCACCCGCACTCATTGGCTGTTCATCCTCGCCATGAGCACGGTGTTTTTCCTCGGCTCCTGGCTGCAGCAGGCGGGTCTGGCCACCACCACCGCCACCAATGGCGGCTTCCTTACCGGTCTCTACGTCTTTTTCGTCCCGCTCCTGGGCTATGTGCTGTTCCGCACCCGCCCCCATCCGATCATCTTCGCCGGCGTGCCGTTGGCGCTCATCGGCATTTATTTCCTCAATGGCGGGGGTCTCGACAGCTTCAATTCCGGCGATTGGCTCATCGTCGGCAGCGCGGTCTTCTGGGCCATGCATGTCATCCTGCTGGGTCATGTGGCCCGCATGACCGGCCTGCCCATTTTCGTCTCCTGCGTCAGTTTCCTGGTCGCCGGCATCGCCGCAAGCGCCATCGCCCTGGGCACTGAGGCACCGACCATCGCGGCCATTTCATCGGGCTGGATGGAAATCGCCTATGCCGCCGTGCTCTCCACCGCGGTCGGCTTCACCCTCCAGGCCGTCGGCCAGGAACACGTCCCCCCGGCCAATGCGGCGATCATCCTCTCGGCCGAAAGCCTCTTCGCGGCACTGGGCGGTGCGCTCATTCTCGGCGAGCGCCTGCCGCTCGTCGGTTATGCCGGCGCCACGCTGATCTTCGCGGCCATCCTGTTGGTCGAGGCCCTGCCCCCACTCTGGGCCCGCCGCCGCAGCCACATCCCCCGCACCACGAACTGA
- a CDS encoding thymidine kinase: protein MAKLYFSYAAMNAGKSTLLLQAAYNYRERGMRPLLYTSALYAEGGEGFISSRIGISEPAELYSAGDDLYQSVRDFDEESKVDCVFVDEAQFLTRDQVWGLARVSDRLKIPVMCYGLRTDFQGKLFPGSMELLAIADILREIRTICTCGAKATMVVRQDMSGRVLTDGDQVAIEKSVYLSLCRKHWEEAVGRWPVKGPA, encoded by the coding sequence GTGGCCAAGCTCTATTTTTCCTATGCGGCGATGAATGCGGGCAAATCCACGCTGCTGTTGCAGGCCGCCTATAATTACCGCGAACGCGGCATGCGCCCCCTGCTCTATACTTCCGCCCTCTACGCGGAGGGTGGTGAGGGCTTCATCTCCTCTCGCATCGGCATTTCCGAGCCCGCCGAACTCTACTCCGCCGGCGATGACCTCTACCAATCGGTCCGGGACTTCGACGAGGAATCCAAGGTCGATTGCGTTTTCGTCGATGAGGCACAGTTCCTCACGCGCGACCAGGTCTGGGGCCTCGCCCGCGTATCCGACCGGCTGAAGATCCCGGTCATGTGCTATGGCCTGCGCACCGATTTCCAGGGCAAGCTCTTTCCCGGCTCCATGGAGCTCCTCGCGATAGCCGATATCCTGCGCGAGATCCGCACCATCTGTACTTGCGGCGCCAAGGCGACAATGGTTGTCCGCCAGGACATGTCGGGCCGTGTCCTCACCGATGGCGACCAGGTTGCAATCGAAAAATCCGTTTATCTCTCCCTTTGCCGCAAGCATTGGGAAGAGGCTGTTGGCCGCTGGCCGGTGAAAGGACCTGCATGA
- a CDS encoding DUF2147 domain-containing protein, with protein sequence MFRFVFGVALAALASVPAMASPDGVWEIEMRDSRYKVEMCGDGSQFCAELIWLGNGADNADNLPYLNTMLIDHAVQTRPNQWKGELNIYGQKAAGTITQVSADQITLKGCVAFVMCKTYQMNRYQ encoded by the coding sequence ATGTTTCGATTTGTTTTCGGCGTCGCCCTTGCCGCCCTTGCCAGCGTTCCGGCCATGGCCTCACCTGATGGTGTGTGGGAAATCGAAATGCGGGATTCGCGTTACAAGGTGGAAATGTGCGGAGACGGCAGCCAGTTCTGCGCCGAGCTGATCTGGCTGGGCAATGGCGCCGACAATGCCGATAACCTGCCCTATCTCAACACGATGTTGATCGACCACGCGGTCCAGACCCGTCCCAACCAGTGGAAGGGCGAACTGAATATCTATGGGCAGAAGGCTGCGGGCACCATCACCCAGGTGAGCGCGGATCAGATAACGCTGAAGGGTTGCGTAGCCTTCGTGATGTGCAAGACCTACCAGATGAATCGCTATCAGTAG
- a CDS encoding GNAT family N-acetyltransferase — MSKLLIRQARPGDSDALKMLLDNSWRTHWGPHVNPEGRARYDREMPAHGYVEACLGSFVVAERDGRIAGMYHLDGDYLHAIHVAVDDIGSGVGSALMAEAEADGAARLDVRAFNSRARAFYTARGWRETEERDDVEMGTRVRSIIMVKG; from the coding sequence ATGTCCAAACTTCTCATCCGCCAGGCCCGGCCGGGCGATTCCGACGCGCTCAAGATGCTGCTGGACAATTCCTGGCGGACGCATTGGGGGCCGCATGTGAACCCGGAGGGCCGCGCCCGCTATGACAGGGAAATGCCCGCCCATGGCTATGTCGAAGCTTGCCTGGGGTCATTCGTCGTGGCCGAGCGCGATGGCAGGATCGCCGGGATGTATCATCTCGACGGCGATTACCTCCATGCCATCCATGTGGCCGTCGACGATATTGGCAGCGGCGTGGGCTCGGCGCTGATGGCAGAGGCCGAGGCAGATGGCGCGGCAAGGCTCGACGTGCGGGCCTTCAATAGCCGCGCGCGGGCCTTTTACACGGCACGAGGGTGGCGCGAAACGGAGGAGCGCGACGATGTGGAAATGGGAACAAGAGTGCGCAGCATCATCATGGTGAAGGGTTAG